The window CTTGAAACCTATTAAGACTTCAGAAGAAGTTGACGCAAAAAAATTATCGGCTCAAACCCCAGGTTTTGCAGGTGCAGAAATTGCTAATGTTTGTAATGAAGCGGCTTTAATTGCAGCTCGTAAAAACAAAACTTCTGTTGATATGCAAGATTTTCAAGATGCTATCGATCGTGTTATTGGTGGTTTAGAAAAGAAAAATAAAATTATCTCACCAGAAGAAAAACGAATAGTTGCTTACCATGAAGCCGGTCATGCCATTGCAGGTTGGTATTTGGAACATGCAGATCCTTTAGTAAAAGTTTCTATAGTTCCACGTGGAGTTGCAGCTTTGGGTTACGCACAATATTTACCAAAAGAGCAGTTTTTATATACAACCGAGCAATTAATTGACGGAATGTGTATGACGATGGGTGGTCGCGTTGCGGAAGATATTACTTTTGGAAAAATCTCTACAGGTGCACAAAACGATTTAGAACGTATCACTAAATTAGCGTATGCGATGGTTAGTATATACGGAATGAATGAAGCAGTTGGTAATGTTTCTTTTCATGATCCTCAAAATGAATACAACTTTAACAAGCCATATTCTGAAAAAACTTCTGAATTAATTGATGTTGAGGTTCGTAAATTAATTGGCGATGTTTATATCAAAACAAAACAATTACTGACTGAAAAACAAGATGGTTTAGAAAAACTTGCTCAGAAATTATTGGAAAAAGAAATTTTATTCCAGGCTGATTTAGAAGAAATTTTAGGTAAACGTCCGTTTGATACCCGTACAACTTATGATGAGTTTGTTAATGGAACAGGAGATCAAACTCCAGCAGCCGAAGGTTTGGTACATGATGGTGTTGGAAATACTGATATCAATAATGATGTATTGGGTTTGAAACCACCTCAAGAAGATTAATGGCAATTTTTGTTAATTGCTTTTGAAAACAATTATATTTATGTTTGAAACCTTGATCCTAAAAAGCTCAAGGTTTCATTTTTTTTAATAATGAGAGATAATACGACTGCTAAGGAACGGATGCTTAAAAAGATAAGGAAAGCGCTTTTAGAAAAGCGTGAAAATCCTTATCCAAATTTGGAAGAAAGTTCATTATATAAAAAAAATACCGAAGCTCTTGAAGTATTATTCGCGGAGCAATTAACTGCAATAGCTGGTAATTTTATTTTTTGTGAAGACGGCATTGATTTCATTGAAAACATGCTGCAACTTGCGGATAAATTTAAGTGGCGCAAAATATATTGCTGGGAACCAGAACTTCAGGATTTTTTAGCAAAATATGAATTTCCCTTTTATCAAACGGATAAAGACTTTGATCAGGCTGAAGTTGGCATTACACTTTGCGAAGCCTTAGTAGCCAGAAATGGAAGCGTAATGGTTACAAATAAAGGAGAAGCTGGTAGAAGATTAAGCATTTTTCCACATCATCACATCGTTATTGCCCGTACAAGCCAATTGGTTTTAGACTTGAAAGATGCCTTTCAATTGCTAAAAGATAAGTATGGAACCCAAATCCCATCGATGATAAGCAACATTACGGGCCCAAGTAGAACAGCGGATATAGAGAAGACTTTAGTGTTAGGCGCCCATGGTCCGAAAGAGCTTTTCGTTTTTCTTATAGACGATTTTACTTAAAAAATTTCCATTTATAATTTATAATTGATATTTTTATACTACATACCGTTTTAGTATACGGTATTATAATTATGAGCAAAGCTATAAATACGGTAATAACTGGAACAGGAAGTTATATTCCTGAAAATATTATATCTGGAAATGAATTTTTAAACTCTTCTTTTTTTGAGAATGGAAATAAATTAGAAAAAGACATTGCAGAAATTATTCATAAGTTTTCAGAAATTACTGAAATTGTGGAAAGACGATATGTACTTCCAGCGCAATTAAGCAATCATATTGGCGCATTAGCTGCAGAAAAAGCAATTGAAAATGCAGGTATTGATAAGGAAACGCTAGACTATATCATTTTTTGCCATAATTTTGGCGATATCCCTTCCAATAGCAATCGCATTGATATTTTGCCTTCTTTGGCTTCAAAAGTAAAACAACAGTTAGGCATTGTTAATCCAGATTGTGTTGCTTACGATATTATTTTTGGTTGTCCGGGCTGGGTTCAGGGAGCCATTCAAGCAGATTATTTCATAAAAAGCGGCGATGCTAAACGTGTAATGGTAATTGGTGCCGAAACTTTGAGCAGAATTATTGATCCACACGATCGTGATAGCATGATTTTTTCTGATGGTGCAGGTGCAGTTATTTTCCAAGCTGAAGAAGAAGCTGAAGAGAAAAAAGGTATTCTAGCTCATAAAACAGAAACCCATGCTGTAAATTATGGCAATCTGTTAGTAATGGGAAAAGGTGCTCATCCAGAAGAAACGAATGGGAACTTATACTTAAAAATGAATGGTCGCAAACTCTATGAGTTTGCCGTTGTACAAGTGCCGCAAGTAATCAAAAAAGCAATAGATAAAGCAGGCTTAAGTGTTGAAGATGTAAATATTGTATTTGTCCATCAAGCAAATGGCAAAATGGATACCGCAATTATGAAACGACTATTTAAGCTTTATGGCTTAGATACTGTTCCTGAAAATTTAGTTCCAATGACCATTTCATGGCTTGGAAATAGTTCAGTTGCAACTATCCCTACGCTGTTGGATCTTGTTTTACAGAATAAAGTAGAAGGATATAAAGTCAAAGCTGGAGACGTCGCTGTATTTGCCTCAGTAGGAGCGGGAATGCATATTAATGCTTTTGTTTATCGTTTTTAATGAATTAAAAGTTTTATTTTATTCTGCTTAATCCGGCTTTTGCCTGACTTTCAATACTATTTTCATATTCATGGTTTTTCATGTCGATGGAAATGTTATAGCATTCTTTTGCTTTGGTATAGTTTTTACGATTCTCATAAACTTTACCCATTTGCAAAGCTGCATTTGCGGCAAAATAATACTTTAAATTTTTACCTTGATTTATAGTAGCCTGATAAGCGCTCAAGGCTAAATCGTCCTTATTTTGAGCATCATAAATTCGGCCCAAACGATAATTGAATTCTGTTTTATCTTTATCGTTTTTATAGTCTACCGTCTTTTTATCGTCGATTACAGCTAAGGCTTTGCTCAAATAACCACCATCAAATAACAAGCGTGCTTTTAATAAATCGACTGCTGGTGCTGCAGAAGAAGCTTCATTTTTTGCTTGTTTATCTTTTTCATTATAAGTGTAACCGCTACTTAATGCCTTGTTAACATAAGTAGTATAATTCGATTTATCGCCTTTTAAAAGCGCTATCCAAGCCAAATGAAGATTGGTATCTTTAATATAACTTACTCCCTTATTTGTTTGAAGAAACTTATTAAAATAAACGGATGCCGTTAAATCCAACTTGTTTAAATGAGCGATACCTTCTAAATAATCGAGATAAGGAAAAGGTTGATAAACACCACCTTCTGGTCTTTTATTTAAAATTGAAATGGCTTCTTCACTATGTCCATTTTTAACGCAAATGTAACTTTGAAGATAACTTTTTAATAAACTGCTATCAGGAATCCGTTCGGTATATTTCATAGTTTTTGCGTAGGCTGCCGGGCTATGGGCAACATCAGTTAAAACATATGCATAGTAAAAAACAACTTCAACATAAAATGGTTCAAAAGAGGAATTTTGCAAATCGTCAGCCAATTTTTCGAACATAGCTAAACCTGTTTGCAAGTTTCCTTTAATACCAAAAGTTGATAAAGTACTTTTTAATGCCCCTTCAGGAAGATTTCCTAAAACAGAACTAATTAGCGCTAATCCTTTATAATTAAGCTGGAAATTTGGAAACTTTTTGGCGTTTTCTAAAAGAAAATTGTTTGCCTTTCGGATTTCTAAAGCAGCATTAAAATATTCGCCGTGTTTACCGTGAATTAGCGCCCATTGCAAATTTATCTCCGCTTGAGCATATAGATAATAAGGAGATTTTTTATCATCATCACTTATTTTATCCAAACGTATCGACTTATTTCCTTTTAGTTTATCGAAATCTACTTTACTTTCTGAGGTGATTATAGTGAAATAATCGACATAGTTTTCCAGCAAAAAAATGATCGAATTATTTGGCCTCAATTTTTTTTCGGTTGCGATATAAGCTTTAGCATTACCAAGCTTTAATTCGAAAATACTTTTATAAGCATTTAAACAGTTGCTATTAAAATCAAAATTAGCAAATGAAAATAATGGACAAATGAGGAGCGATAATATTAAAGGAAAACGTAATCTTTTAACCATTATACTAAA is drawn from Pedobacter mucosus and contains these coding sequences:
- a CDS encoding 3-oxoacyl-ACP synthase III family protein, encoding MSKAINTVITGTGSYIPENIISGNEFLNSSFFENGNKLEKDIAEIIHKFSEITEIVERRYVLPAQLSNHIGALAAEKAIENAGIDKETLDYIIFCHNFGDIPSNSNRIDILPSLASKVKQQLGIVNPDCVAYDIIFGCPGWVQGAIQADYFIKSGDAKRVMVIGAETLSRIIDPHDRDSMIFSDGAGAVIFQAEEEAEEKKGILAHKTETHAVNYGNLLVMGKGAHPEETNGNLYLKMNGRKLYEFAVVQVPQVIKKAIDKAGLSVEDVNIVFVHQANGKMDTAIMKRLFKLYGLDTVPENLVPMTISWLGNSSVATIPTLLDLVLQNKVEGYKVKAGDVAVFASVGAGMHINAFVYRF
- a CDS encoding LutC/YkgG family protein, whose translation is MRDNTTAKERMLKKIRKALLEKRENPYPNLEESSLYKKNTEALEVLFAEQLTAIAGNFIFCEDGIDFIENMLQLADKFKWRKIYCWEPELQDFLAKYEFPFYQTDKDFDQAEVGITLCEALVARNGSVMVTNKGEAGRRLSIFPHHHIVIARTSQLVLDLKDAFQLLKDKYGTQIPSMISNITGPSRTADIEKTLVLGAHGPKELFVFLIDDFT
- a CDS encoding tetratricopeptide repeat protein; translation: MVKRLRFPLILSLLICPLFSFANFDFNSNCLNAYKSIFELKLGNAKAYIATEKKLRPNNSIIFLLENYVDYFTIITSESKVDFDKLKGNKSIRLDKISDDDKKSPYYLYAQAEINLQWALIHGKHGEYFNAALEIRKANNFLLENAKKFPNFQLNYKGLALISSVLGNLPEGALKSTLSTFGIKGNLQTGLAMFEKLADDLQNSSFEPFYVEVVFYYAYVLTDVAHSPAAYAKTMKYTERIPDSSLLKSYLQSYICVKNGHSEEAISILNKRPEGGVYQPFPYLDYLEGIAHLNKLDLTASVYFNKFLQTNKGVSYIKDTNLHLAWIALLKGDKSNYTTYVNKALSSGYTYNEKDKQAKNEASSAAPAVDLLKARLLFDGGYLSKALAVIDDKKTVDYKNDKDKTEFNYRLGRIYDAQNKDDLALSAYQATINQGKNLKYYFAANAALQMGKVYENRKNYTKAKECYNISIDMKNHEYENSIESQAKAGLSRIK